CGTGGCGCGAAGGACGATATCCATCAGGGCAGCACCTTGATCGAAAGCGGCATCGCGCCGATGCGCCGGCTTCCGTCGAAGACCGCGATATCGCCGCGGGTCCCCGCGAAGAGCGGCGGGTTGATCTGGCCGTCGATCTTGATGTGGAGGCTGTCGCCGGCGTCCAGCGGGCCATAAGAGAAATGAAAGCGGCCGTCCTCGAAGCTCTCCTCGGCGGGGGCCGGGATCATCGTGTTGACGGTCATGTCGTGCCAGAGCGCAGGAGTCACCGCCACCACCGCGTCATCGAGCGGAGCGTCCGCGGTCAAAGTGATGTCGGTTTCGAAAAACTCGCCGTTGCGGATAGTCGTCGGCGTTTTCACCGTCAGGCGCGCATCGCCGAAATCGACGGTACGCGGCGGGCTTGGCTGCCCACCGGCGAGGCCTAGGCCCGCGGCCAGCAACAGGCCGCCAAGGACGAGGATCGAGATCGGGCTTGCGTGCCGATCCCACAGACGTTGGTGCGATGGCTTGGCGTCGAGTCCTTCCAGCGCCTGCATCCAATCCTCCGGCCTGATCGCAAATGTCCTGCGGCCGCGACAGCCGAGGACGCCCGCCTGCAATCGGCAAACGAGCGCCTATTGGACGCTTGGAGCGGCGGTTCGTTCCGCCAGCCTGGCTATGCCCCGCGAAGGCGTTGCCCGGGTTTCCTGCGAGGATTATAATAGGGAGGCGGAGCGCGTCCGCTCCTGCCGCGCGTCGGCGACGGCCCAGATGCTCAGCAATGCCGTCAGAATCGCGGGCAAGGTGACCCCCGCGAAATCGCGCGCGAGGGCCGAAGGACCGCAGATGCCGACCGCGACCTCCCAGAAGTGAAAGAGCGCGTGGCCGCAGAGCCAGAGCGTCGCACTCGTCCACAGCAGCACGCGATAGTGCGGGCGAAAGGCGCCGACGAGGAGCGCCGTGCCGACGAAGAGATAGATGAGCCCGATGTCGCGGATGAAATGCTGATTGAACGGGCCAGTCGTCGTGACGCCCGGGACCGCGAGATACCAGTCGGCGGGCGACCAGAGCATGAAAAGCGCGTTCGCGTCGGCGCCGATGCCGAGGATGACGGCGGTCCAGATACAAATCGACTTGAGCATTGCAGTCTCCCCCTTGGATCGCTGACGGCTGTTTCTTCAGCGGCGCGCGACGTTTTGAGCCACCGGCCGAAGCGTGTAGAGCCGAGCTTGCCATCGGAACCGGGGATGGGCGAGTCATCCTTCGACCGCGGCACGAAACGAAGGTCTCGGCAAACCCCCTCGCCCACCGGCTAATTGGCGGCCGAGGGGCTTGCCGAGCCCCCGCTTTCCTGAAACCCGGTTATCCGTTCGCGAGCGTATCGCGCGCGACGCGTTGGAGCGCGGCGGCCTGGGCGTCCGAAAGCCCCAGTTCGTCGGCGCCCTTTTCCTTGTCGCCGAGCATCGTCGGATCGACGCCCGTGATCGCACCGAAGGTCACGAGCGCCGAGAGGTAATAGCCCGCGACGCTGGCGTGATAATGATCGTATGCCCACAGGTCGAGCCGGCCATAGCCGATCCCGTCATAGGGATTGGGATCGGCGACGCCGTCCGCCATCGCGCGGTTCCATGCCTGGCCGACCGGCACGACACCCGCCACGGACGGTGTGGCGGATCGTGCGCGGTCGGCCGCGGCGCGGAGGTCATCGGCCATCGCCGTTACCGGCTTTCCGTACCAATGGCCCCCGGGTTTGTATGTCTGGTCGGCCCGCGTCCATGTGGATGCGAGGCGGATATCGACCGCGGGATTGCGCGCCTTGAACAGCGCGGCGAGCCGGTCGACATTGCGCATATAGTCGGCGGGATCGCCGGGCTTTGCGCGGTCGAGCGTGCTGAATTCCTGCAGCACGACGATGTCCCACGGCCGGTCGAAAAGCTGGCGCCGTTCGTCATAGTGGAAGCCCAAGGACTTGCCGCCCTGCGTTTCGAGGCTCACGCGATAGTCGAGCCCCGCCTGCTCGGCGAAGAGCTTGAACAGCGCGGGCACGCCGCCATAGCCCGCGTTGTTAAGGTCGGTGACCGTCCCCGCGCGCCAGTTGCGCGCCGCCGAATGTGCGCCCTGCGTGAAGCTGTTGCCGATGAACAGGATCGTCTTCGGCGCAGCCTTTGCGGGAGCGGAGGAAGTCGCGCCGGCGGCGGTCGGCGCGGGCGCGCTCTCCTTTGCCGTTGCCGCCGGCGCGACGACGAGCGCGGCAGCGCCGATCAGGAACCAGATGCCGTGCCCGTTTTGCATATCAGAACTCCGTGGTGACCGAGGTGTACCAATAGCGGCCATAGGGGCTGTAGAGCGACCCCAGATAGCCCTCGGAGGACAACGGCGGCTTTTCGTTCGTGATGTTGCGTACCCCGACGCGCCAGCGCATGTCGCCGCCGAGGCCGCCGGCATCCTTGATCCGCACCTGCGCATACAGATTGCCGGTGACCTGCGACTTGACGCGCCACGGGTTGCCATCGGCATCGACGAACGCGGTTTCGTCGACCGCGCCGGTGTAGCGCGCGAAGGCGCCGACCTGAAACTGCCCGAGCGACCATGTGAGCGACGCGGTGCCGCGCCATTTCGGGCGGCCGTTCGCCTCGATCAGATTCTGGGTCTCGGGCAGCGGCGTCGCGGCGTTGATGTCGCCGGCTTCGCGCGCGGCGACGAGCTGGTCGACGGCGTCGCCCGGTGCGCGCGAGAATTTGAGCAGCCGCGTCGCGTTGACCGAGAAATCGAACTTGCCGACATCGGTCTTCGGCGATTGCCAGTAGAAGGCGAAATCGAGCCCGCGGACGGTCTGCGGCTGCAGGTTGATGAACTGGTCACGCACCGTCGTGATCCGGCCCACCGGCGTGATGCCCGTGCCCGCGAAATTGGCGATATCGTCGGCATTGGCGGCATCGCGAATGACGTTCGGGTTCGACGATCCCTGAAGGCGAAGCAGATAGTCGAGCGCCACCGCGGTGTCGTTGCCGAGGATGCCAACGATGCCCTTCTGCTTGATCGACCAATAGTCTACGGTGAAGGTGATGCGGCCGAGGTCGGCCGGAATGAAGGTCGGTTCGAACACCGCGCCGAGGTTATAGTTTGTGCTCTTTTCGGGCTTGAGCTCGGGATTGCCCGAGACGCGGCGCGAATAGCCGACATTGTTGCCGCACTGGGTGAAATTGGCGATCCGGCCGGCGCGCAGGTCCACCTCGCAGCGGAGGAAATCCTGGCTGGTGGCGAGGCGCGCATATTCGACGGCATTGACCTGTTCGAGGTTCGGGGCGCGGAAGCCCTGCGAGAAGGAGCCGCGGAAACGAATGCCGTCGACCACGTCCCACGCCGCCGCGATCTTCGGCCGCGCGACGCTGCCGAAATCGCTGTAATGTTCGTAGCGCCCCGCAAGCTGCACGTCGAAACGGCGGACGAGCGGGATATTCATCTCCTCGGACACCAAAGGCACCGCGAGTTCGGCATAGCCGGCCGCGACCGTCCTTTTGCCATAGGTATCGGGGTTGTCGCTGACCGCCGCGGCGTCGCTGATCGTCACCGCGCCCGATACGGCATCGATGAAGGGGCTCGACCCGTCGACGGCGGAATCGCGGTCGTCGCGCTGGGTCTCGCGCCGCACTTCAAGACCGAAGGCAACGCCGACGTCGCCGCCGGGCAAGGCGAACAGGTCGGCGCGCGAGGCGCGGAAGTCGCCCATCGTCAGCGTGGTTTTCGAGGCGCGGCGAAGCTGGAAGGTGATCGCATCGATCGCCGCCCGCGAGCTGGGGGTACAATCGCCCGAGCTGAGGCTGTCGATGCAGCCGCCGTTGAACGGGTTGTACGCATCAGGAGTCGCGAGCGCGAGGCTCCGCTGGAGCGCAGAGCTGCGCACCGCAAGGCTGCTGTCGACCGCCGAGGCTTCGGAATAGACGAAGGCGCTGTCCCATTTGAAGCCTGCAGCCTCGCCGCGCACACCGATCAGGCCGCGCAGCTGCTCGCCCGAGACCTTCACCGCCTGCGGCCCGGTATCGACGAAGCGATAGGTGGTGAGCAGCACCGGCAGGCCCGCGGCGGGCACGTTGACGAGCCCCGGGATGCGGTTGGGATTGGGCTGGCCGCCCACCGTCATCGCGCCGAACGGGTTGTAATAGTTCGACGCCGGGATCCAGATCTGGTTGAGGTTGATCACCGGCGGCTGGATGCGTGTCGTGTTCGAGTGGTAATAGCCGAACTCGCCGAACAAAGTCAGATCGTCGGTCACGTCGTAGTGGCCGTTGATGAAGGCGTTGTAGCGCTTCACGCTCGGCATCACCGTCGTTCCGGCCGCCGTGTCGTAGCGCAGGTCGCGGAAGGCGTTGTTCGTCGCGAGCGCGGTGTTCACGAGGCAGAGGTCGGCGGTCAGCGCCTGCGTGCATCCGCCGAGGCGCGTCGGGCGGACGGTGAAGGAGCCCGCGGCGGTGGTGAGGTTCGTCGTGCCGCGGCGCGGCCGGCCGCCCGTTACTGGGACCTGGAGCGCGGGCCAAGCGCCACGCGTTGCGCGCGCATCGGGGGTCTGCGAGTCGGCGAAATCGGGATAATCAGCGAACAGCGGGCGGAGGTTGGCCGAGGCGGTGAAATCCTGATCCTCGGCACGCAACGCCGTGCGGTCGGTATATTCGAACGAGAGAGTGATATTGCCGCGGTCGAAGCTCTTGCCGGCAAGGATATTGCCCTGGAATTCGCGCAGGTGCGTGCCTTCGGCGGCGCCGTATTGCGCCTGCATCCTGAGGCCGTCGTAATTGTCCTTGAGCACCGTGTTGACGACGCCCGCGACGGCATCTGAGCCGTAGAGCGCGGCGGCGCCATCGAGCAACACTTCGAGCCGCTGCAGTCCCGTCGTCGGGATTGCGTTCGAGTTATAGCTCAGTACCGGCACGGTGCCCGTGTCCGACAGGCCCTGGCTCGCAGGGTGGGTGACGATGCGGCGGCCGTTGAGCAGCACCAGCGTGTTGCCGACGCCTAATGAGCGGAGGTTGACCGAACCGACGTCGCCGCGCGCGGCATTGCTGGTCTGCGCATTGTTGCCGGGGTTGAAGCTGACGTCGCCCATTTGCGGGATGTTGCGGATCAGTTCGTCGCCGCTGACCGCGCCGATCGCGTCGAGCTTGTCCTGATTGACCACGACCACCGGCAGCGCCTCGGTGACGCGCGCGCCTTCGATGCGCGTGCCGACGACAACGATATCGCCGGCGGTTTCGCCGTCGGGCTGCGGATCATTGGCTTCGGCGGCATCGGCCGCCGGATCGGCTGCGGCCGTCTGCGCCTGCGCGGGTGCGCCCGCGAGAAGGCAGATCGCCGTGCTCGCCAGAAGCATTGTTCCAAAACTGCGCCTCATCATCATTCTCCCCAATTTTATTGTCTGAATTTCTGTGTCTCGTTTGTCTCAATCGCTGTCGGTCTCGACCGGCGGCGCCGCGAGCGGTGCGGGCTCGCCGCTGAGCGCGCGATCGAGCGCATCGCGGTCGAGCGCATTTTCCCACATCGCGACGACGATCGCGGCGAGCGCGTTGCCGATGAAGTTGGTTAGCGCGCGGCACTCGCTCATAAAGCGGTCGATGCCGAGGATCAGCGCGAGCCCCGCGACGGGCACGGTCGGCACCGCGGTCAGCGTCGCGGCGAGCGTGATGAAGCCCGCGCCGGTAACCCCCGCCGCGCCCTTCGAACTCACCATCGCGACGAGCAGCAGCGCGACCTGATCGCCGAGGCTGAGGTCGATGCCCGTCGCCTGCGCGACGAACAGCGCCGCGAGCGTCATATAGATGTTCGTGCCGTCGAGGTTGAAGCTGTAGCCCGTCGGCACGACCATGCCGACGACGGATTTGGCACAGCCCGCTTTCTCGAGCTTTTCCATCAGGCTAGGCAGCGCGGCCTCGGACGACGAGGTGCCGAGCACGAGCAGCAGTTCGGCTTTGAGATAGGCGATCAGCCGGAAGATCGAAAAGCCGCAGAGCCGCGCCATGCCGCCGAGGACGACGACCACGAACAGGATCGAGGTCAGATAGAAGGTCGCGATCAGCGCGCCGAGATTGACGAGCGATTCGACGCCATATTCGCCGATGGTGAAGGCCATCGCGCCGAACGCGCCGATCGGCGCGAAGCGCATCAGCATGCCCACGAGGGTGAAGAACACGCTCGAAAGCTTTTCGAGCATCCCAAGCACCTGCGCGCCGGCGGCGCCGGTGTGCGACAGCGCGATGCCGAAAAGGATCGCCGCGAACAGCGCCTGCAGGATCGAGCCCGAGGTCAGCGCCGAGACGAAGGTCGTGGGAATGATCGCGAGCAGGAAACCGACGAGCGAGGTATCGTGCGCCTTCGCATCATATTCGGCGATCTTGGCGACGGCGTTCGGATCGAGCGTGCTCGGGTCGATATTCATCCCCGCGCCCGGTTGCACCACATTGGCGACGATCAGCCCGATGATCAGCGCGAGCGTCGAGAAGAAGAGGAAATAGGCGAAGGTCTTGGCCGTCAGGCGGCCGAGCGTCTTGCCGCTGCCGACCGATGCGATGCCCGTCGACACGGTGAGGAAGATCACCGGCGCGATGATCATCTTGACGAGGTCGATGAAGCCCTTGCCGAGCGGCTGGAGCTGGACGCCGACGTCGGGCCAGAAATGGCCGAGCAGCACGCCGCCGGCGATCGCCGCGAGCACCTGTACATAGAGATGCGACCACCACGGCCCGGATTTGGCCGGCACGTGCACCGCATTCATGTCGATCGTGGCTGCCACCAGCCTCTCCCTATATTTTGCGTCCGGCTCGACGCGGACCGAGGTGTTTCCCGGCCTTTGGCTAAAAATAGGGGCAGGATGGAATCATCGTCAAACACCACAAGAAACTTAGCAAAGCCACTGTTATTATTATTGTTTTTACGAAAAATCTCGTCACGTCTCTTCACGTTTGTGCAAAATACCGCATACGTTCCCAAACATTTGTGCAATAATCCGCACATGCCTGTGCAGAGCGAGTCGTCCCCGATCCGTCCCCACGCCCACCGCCGACGCCTGTTCGTCGCCGTGGCGGTTGGGCTCGCGATCCTGCTCGTCGCGGGGTTCGGCCTCGCACAGTGGGCCGCGGGTCGCGCCGGCGCGCAGGCCGACGCCGAGGCGCGGCAGAATGCACGCGCGCATGCAAGCCTGCTCGAAAGCGAGCTGCAGAAATTCCGCCTGCTGCCGCGCGTGCTCACCGAATTTCCAGACGTCCGCGCCGCGCTCGCCGACAAGAGCGATGCGGCCTCGCGGCGGCTCGATCGCGAACTCGAACAGCTCGCGGCGCGCACCGACGCGACCGTGATCTATGTGATCGACGCGGGCGGCACGACGATCGCGGCGAGCAACTGGCGCGCGCCGACAAGCTTCGTCGGCGAGAATTACCGCTTCCGCCCTTATTTCCAGGGAGCGATGCGCAGCGGCGCGGCCGAACTGTTCGCACTGGGAACGGTCAGCGGGCGCCCCGGGCTCTATCTTGCTCGCCGCGTCGATGTCGGCGGGCGCCAGCTTGGCGTGATCGTGCTCAAGGTCGAGTTCGACAAACTGGAATCGCGGTGGGCGGATTCGGCGGCAGCAACGCTTGTAACCGATGCCGCGGGGATCATCGTGATGAGCAGCGAGCCCCGCTGGCGCTTCCGCTCCTTCGCTCCGATTTCGGCGGCGACGCAGCAGCGGCTTCGCGCGACGCGCAGCTATGGCGATGCGCGGCTCGATCCGCTGCTGGTCGACCGCGTCGATGGCGGCGTTCGTGTCGGCACGGACCTGTTCCGCGAGGCCGACGAGCGCGTCTCCTTCCCCGGCGGCACGCTCCGCCTGCTCCAGCCCGCCGAGCCTGCCCGCGCCAGCGCCAATGCCACCGCGCGCGTCGCCTTCCTCGTCCTGCTGATCCTTGTCGGCGCGGCGATCATCACGCTGCTCCGCGTCGTCGAACGGCAGACGCTACGCCAGGCCGCGCACGAGGCGCTCGAACGCGAGGTCGCCGCACGCACGCGCGACCTGCGCACCGCGAACGACGAACTGCGCCTCGCGTCCGAGCGGCAGACCGAGACCGACCGCCGCTATCGCGCCGCGCGCGAAGAACTGGCGCAGGCGAGCCGCCTCGGATCGATCGGCCAGATCACCGCCGGCGTCGCGCACGAGATCAACCAGCCGATCGCGGCGATCCGCACCTTTGCCGAAAACAGCCTGCGCTATCTCGAGCGCGCGCAACCCGATAAGGCCCGCGGCAACCTCGACACCATCGTCGAACTGACGGCGCGCGTCGGTGCGATCACCAACGAACTGCGCAATTTTGCTCGCCGCAAGCCCACCCCGCTCGGCCCCGTCGCGGTGCAATCGGCGGTCGACGGGACGCTGCTCCTGATCGGCGATCGGCTGCGCGCACAAGGTATCGCGCTCGACGTCGAAATCGAAAATCCAGCTGCGTCGGTGCACGCCGACCGCGTTCGGCTCGAGCAGGTGCTCGTCAACCTGCTGCAAAATGCGGTCGAGGCGGTGCAAGGCGTGAAAGATGCACGCATTGCGCTGTGGACGCATGGCGGCGACCCGGTCCATATCGACGTCTGCGACAACGGCCCCGGTGTTCCCGCCGAGCTGTTGCCGCAGCTCTTCACCCCCTTCGTCACCGGGCGGCCCGACGGGCTCGGGCTGGGGCTGGCGATCGCGAGCGATATCATGGCCGAATTCGGCGGCACGCTGACCCTGATCCCCTCCCCGCTCGGCGGCGCGGGGTTCCGCCTGACGTTGAGGCCAGCATGAGCTTTTTCACCGGCGAGCAGACGATCTTCTTCGTCGACGACGATGCGGCGCTGCGCGAGGCAAATGTCCAGACGCTCGACCTCGCGGGGCTGGCGGTCGAAGCCTTTCCCGACGCGCAGAGCGTGCTGCCACGCATCGAAGCGGGCTTCTCGGGGATCGTCGTCACCGACATCCGCATGCCGGGGATGGACGGGCTCGAATTGCGCGCAGCGATCCATGCGATCGATCCTGATATCCCCGTCATCCTGATCACCGGCCACGCCGATGTCGCGATGGCGGTGCGCGCGCTCCACGACGGCGCGTTCGACTTCCTCGCCAAGCCCTTTGCCGCCGACCACCTCGTCGGCATCGCGCGCCGCGCGCTCGCGCACCGTGCGCTGATCCTCGACAATAGGCGGCTGACCGCGGCGGCGGCGGCGATCGACAGCCCGCTGATCGGCGAAAGCCCGGCGATGGTCCGGCTGCGCGAAACGATTACGCAGCTCGCGCAGGCGGACATCGATGTGCTGATCGAAGGCGAAACTGGCACCGGCAAGGAGTTGGTCGCGCATATGCTCCACCGCCAGAGCCGACGGAGCGCGGCGTCATTGGTCGCGGTGAACTGCGCCGCGCTTCCCCACGAGCTGGCCGAGGCCGAATTGTTCGGCAGCGACCTGATCGACCGGAGCAGCGGCAAACTCGGCCAGGCGGGGCGCATTCGCAGCGCGCACCGCGGCACATTGTTCCTCGACGAGATCGATACGATGCATCCCTCGGTGCAGGCGAAGCTGCTGCGCGTGATCGAGGAGCGCGAGGTCCAGCCGATCGGCGCCAGCGCGCCCGAGCCCGTCGACCTGCGCGTCGTCGCGGCGACCAAAACCGACCTGATGGACGCGGTGCGCAGCGGCGATTTCCGCGAGGATCTCTATTACCGGCTGCATGTCGTGAAGCTGCGCATCCCACCCTTGCGCGAACGCCGGTCGGACATTCCGCAAACCTTCGCCTTCTTCCTCGACGAAGCCGCGGCGAAGATGGGGATGGCGGGGTTCCGGATCGACGACGGCATCCGCCGCCACCTCGTCGAGCATGACTGGCCGGGCAACGTCCGCGAGCTCAAGAATTTCGCCTATAGCGTCGTTCTCGACCTGCCGTCCGATCCCGGCCTGTCGGCGATGCCCGCCGACGCCCCGCTCGCCGAGCGCGTGCGCCGGTTCGAGGCAACGATCATCCACGACACGATGGCGCAGACCCGCGGCAATATCGCCGAAACGATGGCGCGACTGGGGCTTCCGCGAAAGACGCTCTACGACAAGATGGCGAAGCTGGGGATCGACCCCAAAAGCTTCCGCGCCTAGCGCGCCGCGGGTTTCCCCTGCGCCGCGAGGACGCGGAGGATATTGCCGCTCCACATCTTCTCGATGTCGGCGTCCGAATAGCCCGCGGCCTTCAGCCGCTCGGTGACCTTGGGCAGCGCCGAAATATCCTCGATGCCCGGCAGGCCGCCGCCGCCGTCCCAGTCGGCTCCGAAGCAGATATGATCGACACCGCCGACCTCGATCGCGCGCAGCACCATCTTCATATAGGCGTCGAAATCGGCCGCCCATAATGCCTCGGTCTTGTCGAGTTCGCGCCACTGGCGGTTGAGATCGGCCTGCTCGGCGGGCGTGATCTGCCCAATCCGCTCATATTTGCCGAACAGTTCGGCGCGCGCGGGCGACATGTTCATTTCCGACATGAAAATCGTCGAGATGCACATCGCGCCGCCCTTCGCGGCGAGGGCCTTCAGCCGCCCTTCGTCGAGGTTGCGCGGATGGTCGTAGGCCGAGCGCAGGCTCGAGTGCGAGAGCAGGATCGGATATTTCGACAGCGCCAATATCTGGTCAAACGCCGCGTCGGACGAATGGCTCGCGTCGATGACGATACCGAGACGGTTCATCTCGGCGACCCATTGCTTGCCGAGCGGGCTCAGCCCCTTCCAGCGTCCCTCGCCCGTCGCGCTGTCGGCGAACTGATTGTCTTTCGAATGCACCGGACCCGCGAGACGCAGTCCCTTGCTGTAGAACTCCTGAAGCAGCGACAGGTCTTCGCCGAGCGGATAGCTGTTCTCCATCGACTTGAAGGCGATCAGCTTGCCTTCCTTGTTGAGCCGCAGCGCATCGGCCGTGGTGAGCGCGGGCGCGATCGCATCCGGATATTTCGCAATGGTGCGATCGATCAGGTCCGACCGCTTCCGCGCAAACGCGAGCGCGTCGGCATAGCCCTTCGGCGTTAGCGGCCCCTGGTCGGTGTAGATGGCGAAGAAGCCGCCATCGAGATTGCCGTCCTTCATCCGCGGGATATCGAGCTGCGCCATGTCTTCGGCGAGCGCGTGACGGTCGGCGAAGCTCCAGCCCGCACGCTCGAAATGGAGCGGGGTGTCGAGGTGGGTGTCGAGCACGAGCATGCGGCTGTGGAGCGGCGCTTCAGCCGTTTTGGGTTTGTCACCGCCCGGCGAACAGGCGGTGAGCGCGGTTGCGGTCAGCAGGATGGCGAAACGGTTCACTTCTTGTCCTCCACGGGCTTCAGGTCGAGATCATGATAATCCCAGCTGAAGTCGGCGATCTTGCTCACCGCCTTCATCGTCACCCCGGTGATCTTGCCCTCGGCGTCGAGCGCAAAGGTCACATAGGCGGGCTCGATCGCGGGGTCGTCGAAATCGGTGACGAAGCTGTCATATTGCCAATGCTTGAGCCGCCCCGCCATCTGCGGCGTCGAGGTGAAATCGATCGTCAGGCCCTTCGCACTCGATCCGACGACGATGTCGCCATACCAGGGGTCGCGATAACGCCCGGCGTAGCCCGCGAGCGCGAGCGACGGTCCCGACTTCGCGGGCGACGCCTTGGACTGTTTCAGAAACTCGACCCCGCCCGCGAGCCGCGACTGATACCAATCCTCCCATTTCTGGATCCAGCCATAGTCGGGCTGATCCAGATAATGGTCGAGCAAATCATAGGTGAGGCCGAGCAGCATGCCGCTGTCCTCGCTGTTCATCATGATCGCGAAGCCGACATTTTTGTCGGGGATCATCACGACACGCGTGATCGAACCGAAGACCCCGCCGCCATGCTGGATGATGCGGTGGCCGCGATAATCCTGCACCTGCCAGCCGAGCGCATAGGCCTGCTGCGTCGGCTGCGCGGGCTTGAGCTGGTCGGGAAGCGGTGAGATCGGCATCGGCGTGACGGGCGCCCACATTTCGGCCGCCTGCTTCTCGCTGAACAGGCGTTTGCCATTGGGGAGAGCGCCATGCGCGAGCTGGATCTTGAGCCACGCCGCCATGTCGTCGGCGCTGAGCGCGAGCCCGCCCGCCGGCGCGCCGTTGCGGCCGAGTTCGTCGCGTTCGTTCAGCGCCTGTTGGTCGCCGAGCCCTCGCAGCGGACCGTTCAGTCGCGCGTGCGGCCACGACCGGTTGGGAATGCGGAAGCGGTCTTCGCTGTCGCTCGTCGCATTCTTCATGTCGCCCGCGCGGAGCACGCGCGCACGGATGAAGTCCTCCCATGTCTGCCCGGTGACTTCCTCGATCAGCTGGCCGGCAACGGCATAGAGGATATTGTCATAGGCATAGGCCGAGCGGAAACTCGTCTGCGGCTTGAGATAAGCTACGCGTTCGACCGTCTGCTTGCGCGTGAGGTGTGTGCGCGGCACGAACATCAGGTCGCCCTGCCCCAGCCCGAGCCCGCTGCGGTGGACGAGCAGGTCGCGGATCGTGATTTCGCGCGTCACCCACGCATCATACATGCGGAACCATGGCATATGCTTGATGACGGGATCGTCCCACGCGATCTTGCCCTCGTCGACGAGGATCGCGAGCGCAGCGGCGGTCATCGCCTTGCCGGTCGAGCCGGTCTGAAAGATCGTCTGCTCGTCGACCGGCGCCTTGTCGCCGATCTTGCGCACGCCCCAACCGCGCGACAGCGTCGTCTTGCCGTCCTCGACGATCGCGATCGACACGCCCGCCGCACCGACCTTCTTGCGCAGCGTCTCAACGCTTTCGCCGATATCGGCGGGCGGTTCGGCCCATGCGGGCACAGCGACCGACAGCATCAGCGACAGGGCAAGCAGGCGTTTCATGGCAAAGCCTCCATATGGGGAGCGATGGACGGACGCAGCAGGCGCCACGTCCCGATGGTGATAAGCGGCAGGACGAACACCGCCAGGAACAGCCAGGCGAGGAAGCGGTATCCGCTCGCGATCAGGTCAACGAGGCCGATCTCGCCCGCGACGAACATGCAGCCGGTGAGGATGACCGCGCCGATGATCGCGCGCGCTCCAGTCGAGAGCGGTGGCCTCCCGCGGCTCTCGATCGCGCCCGAAATGCGCTCGTTGATCGCATGGACCGAACCCGCACCGCTTTCGAGCAGCGCAGCGAAGATCATCACCTGAAACAGGACATGGAAACCCGGCACCGTCATCTGGCGGAGCAGGAAGTCCGAAGGCAAAGTCTCGTCGCCGATCGCGGGATAGAAGGCCATCATCGCGACGAAGAAGAGGATCGCGGGCAGCATCGACAACGGCCCCGCGATCAGCCCGGCCACCACCGCATCGCGCTGATGCCGGAGGTGGCGCAGCACGGGCAGAATCACCACCGCGCCGACGATATTATAGCTCGCGTAAGTGAGTCCGCCCGCCATCCAGTTACCCGACGGCGGCGGCGCGTTCGCGAACCCCTGCCCGATCAGCCCGCCGAAGCTGGCGAGCGCGAGGATCAGGAAGAGTCCGTAGACCGCGTAAAGCAGGATCGAGACATATTTGAACATCTGCTCGACCGCGCCGGTGCCCCAGGCGGTGACCGCAACGATCGATACCGCGAGCAGCACCACGCCCGCGAGTTCGGGCCAGCCGAAAGTCGCGGCGCCAATCGCCCCCGCCGCAGCGCCGAACACCGCAAGGATCAGGACGACGAAGATGATGTAGGCGACCTCGAACGCGACCCAGGCAGGACCAAGAAGCCCTTTGAAAAAGCTGCGATAATCATAGGCACCGAGTTTGAGCGCGAGCGCGAAGGTCAGCGCCGCGACGACGCTCCAGACCAGCGTCGCGAGCAGCATCGCGGACAGC
This window of the Sphingopyxis sp. CCNWLW2 genome carries:
- a CDS encoding sensor histidine kinase, producing the protein MPVQSESSPIRPHAHRRRLFVAVAVGLAILLVAGFGLAQWAAGRAGAQADAEARQNARAHASLLESELQKFRLLPRVLTEFPDVRAALADKSDAASRRLDRELEQLAARTDATVIYVIDAGGTTIAASNWRAPTSFVGENYRFRPYFQGAMRSGAAELFALGTVSGRPGLYLARRVDVGGRQLGVIVLKVEFDKLESRWADSAAATLVTDAAGIIVMSSEPRWRFRSFAPISAATQQRLRATRSYGDARLDPLLVDRVDGGVRVGTDLFREADERVSFPGGTLRLLQPAEPARASANATARVAFLVLLILVGAAIITLLRVVERQTLRQAAHEALEREVAARTRDLRTANDELRLASERQTETDRRYRAAREELAQASRLGSIGQITAGVAHEINQPIAAIRTFAENSLRYLERAQPDKARGNLDTIVELTARVGAITNELRNFARRKPTPLGPVAVQSAVDGTLLLIGDRLRAQGIALDVEIENPAASVHADRVRLEQVLVNLLQNAVEAVQGVKDARIALWTHGGDPVHIDVCDNGPGVPAELLPQLFTPFVTGRPDGLGLGLAIASDIMAEFGGTLTLIPSPLGGAGFRLTLRPA
- a CDS encoding sigma-54-dependent transcriptional regulator, with the protein product MSFFTGEQTIFFVDDDAALREANVQTLDLAGLAVEAFPDAQSVLPRIEAGFSGIVVTDIRMPGMDGLELRAAIHAIDPDIPVILITGHADVAMAVRALHDGAFDFLAKPFAADHLVGIARRALAHRALILDNRRLTAAAAAIDSPLIGESPAMVRLRETITQLAQADIDVLIEGETGTGKELVAHMLHRQSRRSAASLVAVNCAALPHELAEAELFGSDLIDRSSGKLGQAGRIRSAHRGTLFLDEIDTMHPSVQAKLLRVIEEREVQPIGASAPEPVDLRVVAATKTDLMDAVRSGDFREDLYYRLHVVKLRIPPLRERRSDIPQTFAFFLDEAAAKMGMAGFRIDDGIRRHLVEHDWPGNVRELKNFAYSVVLDLPSDPGLSAMPADAPLAERVRRFEATIIHDTMAQTRGNIAETMARLGLPRKTLYDKMAKLGIDPKSFRA
- a CDS encoding dipeptidase, producing the protein MNRFAILLTATALTACSPGGDKPKTAEAPLHSRMLVLDTHLDTPLHFERAGWSFADRHALAEDMAQLDIPRMKDGNLDGGFFAIYTDQGPLTPKGYADALAFARKRSDLIDRTIAKYPDAIAPALTTADALRLNKEGKLIAFKSMENSYPLGEDLSLLQEFYSKGLRLAGPVHSKDNQFADSATGEGRWKGLSPLGKQWVAEMNRLGIVIDASHSSDAAFDQILALSKYPILLSHSSLRSAYDHPRNLDEGRLKALAAKGGAMCISTIFMSEMNMSPARAELFGKYERIGQITPAEQADLNRQWRELDKTEALWAADFDAYMKMVLRAIEVGGVDHICFGADWDGGGGLPGIEDISALPKVTERLKAAGYSDADIEKMWSGNILRVLAAQGKPAAR
- a CDS encoding serine hydrolase, which codes for MKRLLALSLMLSVAVPAWAEPPADIGESVETLRKKVGAAGVSIAIVEDGKTTLSRGWGVRKIGDKAPVDEQTIFQTGSTGKAMTAAALAILVDEGKIAWDDPVIKHMPWFRMYDAWVTREITIRDLLVHRSGLGLGQGDLMFVPRTHLTRKQTVERVAYLKPQTSFRSAYAYDNILYAVAGQLIEEVTGQTWEDFIRARVLRAGDMKNATSDSEDRFRIPNRSWPHARLNGPLRGLGDQQALNERDELGRNGAPAGGLALSADDMAAWLKIQLAHGALPNGKRLFSEKQAAEMWAPVTPMPISPLPDQLKPAQPTQQAYALGWQVQDYRGHRIIQHGGGVFGSITRVVMIPDKNVGFAIMMNSEDSGMLLGLTYDLLDHYLDQPDYGWIQKWEDWYQSRLAGGVEFLKQSKASPAKSGPSLALAGYAGRYRDPWYGDIVVGSSAKGLTIDFTSTPQMAGRLKHWQYDSFVTDFDDPAIEPAYVTFALDAEGKITGVTMKAVSKIADFSWDYHDLDLKPVEDKK